The Starkeya sp. ORNL1 DNA window GAGGCGCTCGCCGCGACCTTCATGACGCGCGAGCATATGCCCCGGCTGATCGAGGGCAGCCAGCCCGCGGCCCGGCTGAAGTCGGAGCTTGCCGCCCGCTGGGGCATGGCGAGCGCGCCCGTCATCGCCGGCGGGGCAGGCGACAATGCCGCCGGCGCGGTCGGCCTCGGGGCGATCCATCCGAACGACGCGTTCGTCTCGCTCGGCACCTCGGGCGTGCTGTGGGCGACCACGGACCGCTTCGCCCCCAATCCGGAATCCAGCGTCCACGCCTTCTGCCACGCCATTCCCGCGACCTGGCACCAGATGGGTGTCATCCTCTCCGCCGCCTCCGCGCTCGGTTGGTGGGCGCATGCGGCGGGTGAGGAGCCCGGCGATCTGCTGAAGCCGCTCGGCGATGCGCCGAAGGCGCCCTCGAGTGCGATCTTCCTGCCGTATCTCTCCGGCGAGCGTACGCCGCACAATGACACGGTGATCCGCGGCGGCTTCCTCGGGCTCGACCATGATGCCTCGCGCGGGACGCTGACCCAGGCCGTGCTGGAAGGCGTTGCCTTCGCTTTCAGGGATTGCCTCGACGCCCTCAAGGCCGCCGGTACTCGCCTCGAACAGGCTGATGTCATTGGTGGCGGCTCGCGCTCGCGCTTCTGGATCGCCATCCTCGCCAGCGTGCTCGACCTGCCGCTCAACCGCGTGGCGGACGGCGAGCGGGGCGGGGCGTTCGGCGCGGCGCGGCTCGCGCGCATGGCCGCCACCGGCGAATCCGCCGCTGCCATCTGCACCCCGCCGCAGCGGATCGAGACCATTGCGCCCGACCCGGCGCTCGTCGCGGCTTACGCGGAACAGCATGCGCGCTATCGCGCGCTCTACCCGGCACTCAAGGGAGTCCTGTCATGAATGCCCCCGCCCGTTTCTTCGGCGAGATCCAGCCTTTGCGCTATGAGGGTCCGGAAAGCCGGAACCTCTACGCCTATCGCTGGTACGACAAGGACCGGATGGTGCTCGGCAAGCGGATGGAGGACCATCTGCGCTTCGCCATCGCCTATTGGCACTCCTTCACCTGGCCGGGCGGCGACCCGTTCGGCGGTGAGACCTTCCTGCGTCCCTGGATGCACGGCGGCGACGAGATGGCACTCGCGCGCGCCAAGGCGGATGTCGCCTTCGACCTGTTCCGCATCCTCGATGTGCCGTTCTTCTGCTTCCACGACCGCGACATCGCCCCGGAGGGCAAGTCGCTGAAGGAATCGAACGCGAACGTGCGCGCCATCGCCGACGTCTTCACCAAGAAGATGGAGACCGAGAAGGTGCGCCTGCTCTGGGGCACCGCGAACCTGTTTTCCAATCGCCGCTTCATGGCGGGGGCCGCCACTAACCCGGATCCCGACGTGTTCGCCTATGCCGCGGGCCAGGTGAAGCATGTGCTTGAACTGACTCATGAACTCGGCGGCCAGAACTATGTTTTGTGGGGCGGCCGCGAGGGTTACGAGACCCTGCTCAACACCGACCTGAAGCGCGAGCTCGACCAGATGGGCCGCTTCCTCAACCTCGTGGTCGAGCACAAGCACAGGATCGGCTTCAAGGGCACCATCCTGATCGAGCCCAAGCCGCAGGAGCCGACCAAGCACCAATACGACTTCGACGTCGGCACGGTCTATGGCCTGCTCTGCCGCGCCGGACTGCAGGATGAGGTGAAGGTCAATATCGAGGCCAACCACGCCACGCTGGCCGGCCACAGCTTCGAGCACGAGATCGCCATGGCGGCGGCGCTGGGCATTTTCGGCTCGATCGACATGAACAAGGGCGACGCCCAGTCCGGCTGGGACACCGACCAGTTCCCGACCAATATCGAGGACACCGCGCTGGCCATCTACGAGATCATCAAGGCCGGCGGCTTCACTACCGGCGGGATGAATTTCGACGCCAAGATCCGTCGCCAGTCGCTGGATCCCGAGGACCTCCTGCTCGCCCATTCCGGCGCCATGGATTTGTGCGCCCGCGCGCTGCTGGTGGCGGCGAAGATGGTGGAGGACGGCGCGCGGCAGCGTGCGGTCGACGAGCGCTATGCCGGCTGGAACGGCCCTGAAGCCAGGGCGATGCTCTCGGACGAGAGTTCGCTTGCGGACATTGCCGCGCGCGTGGAGGCCGAGGGCCTCGACCCGCAGCCGCGCTCGGGTCGTCAGGAGCGACTGGAGAATCTGGTGGCGAGCTATTTCTGACCATGTCGATGACGGACGATCAGGCGACGAAGATCATGCAACTCCTGCTCTCGCTTGATCGTCCACTCGGCGAACTCATGACGCTATCGCGAGAGACTGCTGACGTGGCCTTGAAGAAAAAGCTCGATGATGCGTGGGAAGATATCCTGCAAACGCAATTCGAGATCATCGAACGGATGCGCTCGATCTACCCGCATCTGAAAGCATACGACTAAACGCCAAAAGGCGCCGCAAGAGCGCTCGAGGCACATCATGGGAGGAGTGAATGGCATCCAATGTGAAGGGGCCGGCGATCTTTCTCGCCCAGTTTGCGGGCGATCAGGCGCCGTTCAATTCGTGGGACTCGATCTGCAAATGGGCGTCCGAGCTCGGCTATGCGGGGGTGCAGATCCCCTCATGGGACGGGCGCCTGTTCGATCTCGAAAAGGCAGCGTCCTCGAAGGATTATTGCGACGAGATCAAGGGCGTGGCGGCTGGGCACCGGCTGACCATTACCGAATTGTCGACCCATCTCCAGGGTCAGCTGGTGGCGGTGCATCCGGCGTTTGACGAGGCATTCGACGCCTTCGCCCCGGCGGCGGTGCATGGCAAGCCATCGGCGCGCCAGGCCTGGGCGGTGCAGCAGATGAAGCATGCCGCGAAAGCCTCGCAGCATCTGGGGCTCACCGGCCATGTCTCCTTCCCCGGCGCGCTGGCCTGGCCGTTCGCCTATCCCTGGCCGCAGCGCCCGGCGGGCTTGGTCGAGACCGCGTTTGCCGAACTCGGCAAGCGCTGGACGCCGATCCTCGATGCCTTCGACGAGGCGGGGGTCGATGTCGGCTACGAGATCCATCCCGGCGAGGACGTGTTCGACGGCGCCACTTTCGAGATGTTCCTCGACGCGGTGGGCGGCCATCCGCGCTGCGGCATCAATTACGACCCCTCGCACTTCGTGCTGCAGCAACTGGATTATCTCGCCTTCATCGACATCTACCACGAGCGCATCACCGCGTTCCATGTGAAGGACGCCGAGTTCAATCCGACCGGCCGGCAGGGCGTCTATTCCGGCTATGCGCCGTGGGTGGACCGTGCCGGGCGTTTCCGCTCGTTGGGCGACGGCCAGGTCGATTTCAGCGCGATCTTCTCGAAGATGGCGCAGTACGGCTATGACCGCTGGGCGGTGCTGGAATGGGAGTGCTGCCTGAAGCACCCCGAGGACGGCGCGCGCGAGGGCGCCGAGTTCATCAAGCACCACCTCATCCGCGTCACCGAGAAGGCATTCGACGACTTTGCCGGCGGCTCCGTGGACCAGGGCAAGGTCAACCGGATGCTGGGGCTCTGATCCTCCAGGCGTCATCCCGGACGGCCAACGGCCGATCCGGGATCGCGGGACGATAGGGAGCCATCTTTCGGCGCGCGATCCCGGCTCTCCGCTGCGCTACGGCCGGGATGACGACGAACGAACAAAACCAGGGAGAACACCAATGTCCATCGAAGGACGGGGAGACGGCGGCTCATCGGGCCGTATCCGGCTCGGCATGGTCGGCGGCGGCGAGGGGGCGTTCATCGGCGCGGTGCACCGCATCGCGGCGCGGCTCGACGACCAGTATGAGCTGGTGGCCGGGGCGCTGTCCTCGACGCCGGAGAAGTCGCACCGCTCCGGCGCGGCGCTCGGCCTGGCATCGGATCGCGTTTACGATGAGTTCGCCATCATGGCCAAGGCGGAAGCGGCGCGGGCCGACGGCATCGAGGTGGTGGCCATCGTCACGCCGAACCACATGCATGCGCCGGTGGCGAAAGCCTTCCTTGAGGCCGGCATCCATGTGATCTGCGACAAGCCGCTGACCACAGATCTCGATTCCGCTCATGCGCTCAAGGCATTGGCAGGACAGACGAATCGCATCTTCGCCGTGACCCACAACTACACCGGCTATCCGATGGTGCGCCATGCCCGCGAGATGGTGGCGAATGGCGAGCTCGGCGACATCCGGGTCGTCCAGGTGCAGTATGCGCAGGACTGGCTGACCGAGCGGCTGGAGGATAGCGGCCAGAAGCAGGCGGCGTGGCGGGTCGACCCGGCACAGGCCGGGGCAGGCGGCTGCATCGGCGATATCGGCACCCATGCCTACAATCTCGCCGACTACATCACCGGGATTCCGGTCCGCTCGCTCTGCGCGGAACTGACGACCTTCGTGCCCGGGCGCCGGCTCGATGACAATGTGCAGATCATGCTGCGCTACGCCAATGGCGCGAAGGGCTTCCTGTGGTCCAGCCAGGTGGCGCCGGGCAATGAGAATAATCTCGGCATCAAGATCTATGGCACCAAGGGCGGGCTGGAATGGTGGCAGGAGCACCCGAACCAGCTGCATTGGTCGCCGCTCGGCGAGCCGACCCGGGTGATCGCACGCGCCACCGGCGCCGCGGGACTGGCGGCGGGGCGGGTGACGCGAACGCCGTCCGGCCATCCCGAAGGCTATCTGGAGGGCTTCGCCAATATCTATAGCGAAGTGGCACGCGCCATCCGCGCCGCCCGCACCGGCGAGTCGCTCGATCCGGCGGTGAACTTCCCGACGGTCGATGACGGGGTGAAGGGTGTCGCCTTCATCGAGGCGGCGGTGAAGTCGTCCAGGGCCGGGGCGGTGTGGGTGGAGCTGTAGGCTCTGCTCCGCTCCTCGCAAGACGTCATCCCGCCTACCTGTGAAGTGTCATCCCGGACGGCCGGAGGCCGATCCGAGATCGCAGGAAGGCGTTGAACGGCACTTTCTTACGATCCCGGCTCTCCGCTTCGCTGCGGCCGGGACGACGCCTGTTTGAAAGACGACGGCCGCCGTCTCTCAACGTAAGTCTGACCCGCTTTCATCTTGCACGCCTCTCACGTTCGTGCTGATGTGCGTACCTCAGAATATGCCGCAAAGTTTAGCTTGCGGTGTTTAGTAAAGTGCGTTCTACTAAACATATCCCGTATGATCGGCCCGTTAGAAGCTGGCGGCGGGGAGGAAACGTTACTCAGCGTCATGACCGTCCCTCGCCAGCCAAGCGGGGCGATGCCCTAGCGGCTTGCCGGCGTCTCTCGCCGGGCCGAAAGGGCATGTCCGCATCCGGTCATCGATAGCCAACGGGAGGAGGAACACCCATGAGGAAGCTGTTGGCGGCCGCCGCCGCGCTCGCCGCCTTTGCCGTGGCGCCGCTCGCGCCCGCGCAGGCCCAATCCAAGCAGATCACGCTGTGCTGGGCCGCCTGGGATCCGGCGAATGCTTTGGTCGAACTGTCCAAGGACTTCACAGCGAAGTCCGGCATCCAGATGAAGTTCGAATTCGTGCCGTGGACCAGCTTCGCCGACCGCTTCCTCAACGAGCTGAACTCGAAGGGCAAGCTCTGCGACCTGCTGATCGGTGACAGCCAGTGGCTCGGCGGCTCGGCCGAGAACGGCCATTACGTCAAGCTGAACGACTTCTTCGCCAAGGAAGGCATCAAGATGTCGTCCTTCCTGCCGGCCGCCGTGGAAGGTTATTCCACCTGGCCGAAGGGCTCCGACAATTACTGGGCGCTGCCGGCCATGGGCGACGCGCTCGGCTGGACCTATCGCAAGGACTGGTTCGCCAAGCCCGAGCTGCAGCAGGCCTTCAAGGCCAAGTATAATCGCGACCTGGCACCGCCCAAGACCTGGGACGAGCTGAAGCAGGTGGCGGAATTCTTCCAGGGCCGCGAGGTCGACGGCAAGAAGGTCTATGGCGCTGCCATCTTCACCGAGCGCGGCTCGGAAGGCATCACCATGGGCGCCACCGCCGCGCTCTATCCCTATGGCTTCGAGTATCAGAACCCGAAGAAGCCCTACGACATGGAAGGCTTCGTGAATTCGCCGGATTCGGTGAAGGGTCTGGAAGCCTACAAGGCGCTGTTCAAGTGCTGCACGCCTCCCGGCTATACCGACGCCTACATGCAGGAAGGCTTGGACGCCTTCAAGTCGGGCCAGGTGGCGATGATGATGAACTGGTTCGCCTTCTTCCCGGGCCTCTACAAGGACGAGAAGGTGGGTGGCGATCGCATCGGCTTCTTCGTGAACCCGAAGGCGAAGATCGCGGCATCCCCGCTCGGCGGGCAGGGCATCTCGGTGGTCTCGTACTCCGCGAACAAGGACGCCGCGCTCCAGTACATCAAGTGGTTTGCGCAGGACGATGTGCAGGCCAAGTGGTGGTCGCTCGGCGGCTATAGCTGCGCCAAGTCGGTGCTCGAGGCGCCGGGCTTCCCGAAGTCGGCGCCGTTCGCGGCGGACTTCTTGGTCGCCATGGGCCAGGTGAAGGACTTCTGGCAGGAGCCGTCCTATGCCGAGCTGATGCAGTCGATGCAGAAGCGCGTGCATGACTATGTGGTGGCCGACAAGGGCACCGCGAAGGAAGCCCTCGATCTGATGATCAAGGATTGGCAGAAGACCTTCAAGGAAGACGGGCGGATCTGACGCCGTCTTAACCTGGGGCGATACTTCGGCCCCAAG harbors:
- the xylB gene encoding xylulokinase translates to MFLGLDIGTSAVKAVLVDGEQRVLATTEVPLAISRPHPGHSEQDPEEWWQATLKAIDALRAQQPAALSAVQGLGLSGQMHGAVLLDASGAVLRPAILWNDGRAFAECREIEERFPALHRVAGNLAFPGFTAPKLLWVRHHEPDIFARTAKVLLPKAYVGYRLTGEMVEEMSDASGTLWLDVGKRDWSDEALAATFMTREHMPRLIEGSQPAARLKSELAARWGMASAPVIAGGAGDNAAGAVGLGAIHPNDAFVSLGTSGVLWATTDRFAPNPESSVHAFCHAIPATWHQMGVILSAASALGWWAHAAGEEPGDLLKPLGDAPKAPSSAIFLPYLSGERTPHNDTVIRGGFLGLDHDASRGTLTQAVLEGVAFAFRDCLDALKAAGTRLEQADVIGGGSRSRFWIAILASVLDLPLNRVADGERGGAFGAARLARMAATGESAAAICTPPQRIETIAPDPALVAAYAEQHARYRALYPALKGVLS
- the xylA gene encoding xylose isomerase, which produces MNAPARFFGEIQPLRYEGPESRNLYAYRWYDKDRMVLGKRMEDHLRFAIAYWHSFTWPGGDPFGGETFLRPWMHGGDEMALARAKADVAFDLFRILDVPFFCFHDRDIAPEGKSLKESNANVRAIADVFTKKMETEKVRLLWGTANLFSNRRFMAGAATNPDPDVFAYAAGQVKHVLELTHELGGQNYVLWGGREGYETLLNTDLKRELDQMGRFLNLVVEHKHRIGFKGTILIEPKPQEPTKHQYDFDVGTVYGLLCRAGLQDEVKVNIEANHATLAGHSFEHEIAMAAALGIFGSIDMNKGDAQSGWDTDQFPTNIEDTALAIYEIIKAGGFTTGGMNFDAKIRRQSLDPEDLLLAHSGAMDLCARALLVAAKMVEDGARQRAVDERYAGWNGPEARAMLSDESSLADIAARVEAEGLDPQPRSGRQERLENLVASYF
- a CDS encoding sugar phosphate isomerase/epimerase, encoding MASNVKGPAIFLAQFAGDQAPFNSWDSICKWASELGYAGVQIPSWDGRLFDLEKAASSKDYCDEIKGVAAGHRLTITELSTHLQGQLVAVHPAFDEAFDAFAPAAVHGKPSARQAWAVQQMKHAAKASQHLGLTGHVSFPGALAWPFAYPWPQRPAGLVETAFAELGKRWTPILDAFDEAGVDVGYEIHPGEDVFDGATFEMFLDAVGGHPRCGINYDPSHFVLQQLDYLAFIDIYHERITAFHVKDAEFNPTGRQGVYSGYAPWVDRAGRFRSLGDGQVDFSAIFSKMAQYGYDRWAVLEWECCLKHPEDGAREGAEFIKHHLIRVTEKAFDDFAGGSVDQGKVNRMLGL
- a CDS encoding Gfo/Idh/MocA family oxidoreductase, whose amino-acid sequence is MSIEGRGDGGSSGRIRLGMVGGGEGAFIGAVHRIAARLDDQYELVAGALSSTPEKSHRSGAALGLASDRVYDEFAIMAKAEAARADGIEVVAIVTPNHMHAPVAKAFLEAGIHVICDKPLTTDLDSAHALKALAGQTNRIFAVTHNYTGYPMVRHAREMVANGELGDIRVVQVQYAQDWLTERLEDSGQKQAAWRVDPAQAGAGGCIGDIGTHAYNLADYITGIPVRSLCAELTTFVPGRRLDDNVQIMLRYANGAKGFLWSSQVAPGNENNLGIKIYGTKGGLEWWQEHPNQLHWSPLGEPTRVIARATGAAGLAAGRVTRTPSGHPEGYLEGFANIYSEVARAIRAARTGESLDPAVNFPTVDDGVKGVAFIEAAVKSSRAGAVWVEL
- a CDS encoding extracellular solute-binding protein; this translates as MRKLLAAAAALAAFAVAPLAPAQAQSKQITLCWAAWDPANALVELSKDFTAKSGIQMKFEFVPWTSFADRFLNELNSKGKLCDLLIGDSQWLGGSAENGHYVKLNDFFAKEGIKMSSFLPAAVEGYSTWPKGSDNYWALPAMGDALGWTYRKDWFAKPELQQAFKAKYNRDLAPPKTWDELKQVAEFFQGREVDGKKVYGAAIFTERGSEGITMGATAALYPYGFEYQNPKKPYDMEGFVNSPDSVKGLEAYKALFKCCTPPGYTDAYMQEGLDAFKSGQVAMMMNWFAFFPGLYKDEKVGGDRIGFFVNPKAKIAASPLGGQGISVVSYSANKDAALQYIKWFAQDDVQAKWWSLGGYSCAKSVLEAPGFPKSAPFAADFLVAMGQVKDFWQEPSYAELMQSMQKRVHDYVVADKGTAKEALDLMIKDWQKTFKEDGRI